Below is a window of Leptospira sp. WS58.C1 DNA.
ATTTGCAGCGGTTACGCTCACGGTGTTTGGGGCTACTTCTACCTTTCCGTCCGCTTGGGTCAGTTTATAAGTGATAGAAGCGCCTACATCCACAGGCAACTTGATGAACAATTGGTGTCTATAACCTGCACCTTTTGCAACGTGTTGGTAAGTTCCTCTGAGTCTTACTATCTTTCCGGAAGAGTTCAGATCTTCTTCATTCTTGAATTGGATCACGTAATCGTTTAAGTCGGCATCACCTGCGGAAGGATATAGGTCCTCGTAAGCAACCGTGAATACTCCCTCTGCCGGATAGGCAACTTCGGTGGAACGAGTCGCGTCATTTGGATAGATATCCGTATCGTCAGGTACTCCGTCACCGTCAGTATCGGCAACTTGGGTTGCTGGAAGATTGATCTCGTATCGAATGGTCCTATTGATCCCAAGAACCGATTCCAGGCTGATATATTGAGTAATTGATTCTCCGCCGATCGAGATATCAATAGTGATATTTCCGACGGAAGTCGGAACGGTCAATGTTCCGGTTACTTTACCGGAAGAATCGGAGACGCCTTGGAATAGTATATTATTATTTTCATCATATACTAGAACCGTCGCTCCGGGAACCACGTTAGATTTTTTATCTAATACAGTAAGGTTCAAAGGAATATTGATCGTTGTATTGTAGTTAAAACTCGGTTCTCCTTTCGGATCTTCTACCACAATGATAGCCACTGTAGGAGTTCCTGAAGAATCTCCTGATCCGGTATTCGAACCGCTTCCTGAATTAGAGCCGGTGTTCGAGTTATCGGAAGATCCATTCGATGCAGTTGAATCGGTATTTTCTCCTGATCCGGAGTTAGAAGAAGAACCGGAGCCTGAATCGGAAGATCCGGTGCTACTGTTTCCATTGGAAGAACTGGTATTATTACTTGCGGTATCGGAAGAAGAATTAGACCCGGAATTGGAATCATTCGGACTTCCTGAATTTCCGGAAGAAGATCCGGATGTATTGGAAGTGTCCGAAGTATTCGAATTGGAAGAAGTCTGATCGGAAGAACCGCTGGAGCCGCTATTCGAATCGCTATTTCCGGAATTGGAATCCGATGGGGTAGTGGTAGATCCTCCACTATTATTCGTACTATCCTCAGGTGGGGGGGTTACAGGATTACCGGAACCGTCTCCAGGAACAAATACTACTCCAGGGCTTCCACTATTTCCGGGAACTCCTCCGGTTGCGGTATGTTGGCTTCCTAAGAAGAAAAACGGAAGTAAAAGGCCGTTCTTTTTATTGCCACAATTAAAAACGAACCCGGCAATCATTGCCAGGGCTAGGAACTTTTTCATGAAGGGTCTCCCCACTCTAATCTCTTTACATTAAGGAGACGGGGTGAAAAGGGTTGGTACTACGGTCTATTAGGTTTTTTTCCTATATGAAGAACACTATTCCCGAAAACAAAATTAGTGTATCGAACCTTTTCGAAACCTGTTTTTTCCAATTTGGATTTTAAACTTTTTTGGTCCGGATAATAAAGTGAAGAAACCGGTAAATAATCGAACATTTCATTTTTGCCTCCCCAGAGTATATAACCGAAAAGGGGAACGATCCTGAAAAAATAAAAATCTGCGAACGCTTTTACAAAGGGATTTTCGACTTTTCCTACGTCGAGATTTGCGAATACTCCGCCGGGTTTGAGCACTCTGTAAATTTCCGACAAGGCTTTGTCTAGATCGTTCACATTTCGGAGACCGAATCCGATGCTGACAGCATCCAAGCTTTCATTCTTAACCTGGGAAAGATTGGTGGCATCTCCCCATTCTACTTTGGCTCTACCTTGGGTAATCGGTTTTTCTAATCTTGTTTTTGCGACTTCTAACATGTTTTCGGAGAAGTCCAGGCTTAGTAAAGATTCCACTCGTTTGGACTTTTCCAGACGGATGGAGATATCACCTGTTCCGCAACAAAGATCTAAAACTCGGATAGGCCCCTTGGTTTCCGTTTCGATCTCTTTGACCAGTCTATTCTTCCAAGATCTGTGTAAGAACAAGCTACTACAATCGTTGAAACGATCGTATTTGGAAGCGATCCGGTTGAAATTTACTCGAACGAAATCGGCCTTCGTATCTGAAGAAGGCATTTGAAAAGAGGCCATTTCCCTTAGGATTTTGACGGATCTATAGGGTGCAAGAGGGATTTGGATTTTTGTTCGGATGACAGAAAGGATAAGGCCCCGTATTTTGGAGAAACGATGAAAGACCTAAGCTTTCTACAAAGATTGGATTGGGTTTCGGGGCTGATCATTCTTCTTTCCGTTTGGAATCTCGGAACGTTTATCCATGTATGGAGTATTCTTCCGAAAAGAAAAGAGTCCTTAAAACAAAACTTCTTAACCGAAAACAATCCTTCCATCTGGGAGGAAAAACTTTCGGAAGTATTATTTCCCATAGAAACTAAACTTTCCTGGATGAAACATTTGGCCGGGATCTCAACTATGCTCGGACTTTTAGGGACCGTGCTCGGGATCTCCGAGGCTTTCTCTTCCCTACAGGCGGCGGGAACGGTTAGTTTAGATGCGTTTGCAGGTGGGATTAAGCTCGCACTTGTAACCACGATCCTCGGATTATTCGTCGCGATCCCTTCCTTATTCGGTTTCCAATTCTTAAAACATAGATTATTGGACTTGGAAAGAGAAGCATTGTCCTGGTTAAAGATCCCTCCTAGGTAGGAAAAAATGCGAAAGTCGATCTTAAAAGAAGAAGATCCTGGGATAGATCTGACCAGTTTTATAGACGTAGTATTTATACTTCTTGTCTTCGTAATGTTGGCGGTCAGTTTCCGAAAGGAGATCCGGTCCATTCCATTAGAACTTCCTAAAGTAGGGCAGGGTGAAGATCCGAAAGGAGAAAGAGTCGAATTCGTACTTTTGACTGACGGTTCTTATAGAATAGGAGAGGAAAAGGTCCAAAAATCCGTTTTGGAAGAAAAACTAAAACAGGGGCTTGTTAAAGAAAAAGAAGTCCGATTTTTCGCGGATAAAACTGCCAACTACGAAGAAATCGTGAAAGTATTGGATTTGTTAAGCAAATCCGGAGCATCTTCCCTGGAGTTGGCTGTCCAAGGACAATAAAAATATTAAAGATCCTTTAACTTAGGATTGTT
It encodes the following:
- a CDS encoding MotA/TolQ/ExbB proton channel family protein produces the protein MKDLSFLQRLDWVSGLIILLSVWNLGTFIHVWSILPKRKESLKQNFLTENNPSIWEEKLSEVLFPIETKLSWMKHLAGISTMLGLLGTVLGISEAFSSLQAAGTVSLDAFAGGIKLALVTTILGLFVAIPSLFGFQFLKHRLLDLEREALSWLKIPPR
- a CDS encoding ExbD/TolR family protein, with protein sequence MRKSILKEEDPGIDLTSFIDVVFILLVFVMLAVSFRKEIRSIPLELPKVGQGEDPKGERVEFVLLTDGSYRIGEEKVQKSVLEEKLKQGLVKEKEVRFFADKTANYEEIVKVLDLLSKSGASSLELAVQGQ
- a CDS encoding ubiquinone/menaquinone biosynthesis methyltransferase — translated: MASFQMPSSDTKADFVRVNFNRIASKYDRFNDCSSLFLHRSWKNRLVKEIETETKGPIRVLDLCCGTGDISIRLEKSKRVESLLSLDFSENMLEVAKTRLEKPITQGRAKVEWGDATNLSQVKNESLDAVSIGFGLRNVNDLDKALSEIYRVLKPGGVFANLDVGKVENPFVKAFADFYFFRIVPLFGYILWGGKNEMFDYLPVSSLYYPDQKSLKSKLEKTGFEKVRYTNFVFGNSVLHIGKKPNRP
- a CDS encoding LruC domain-containing protein; this translates as MKKFLALAMIAGFVFNCGNKKNGLLLPFFFLGSQHTATGGVPGNSGSPGVVFVPGDGSGNPVTPPPEDSTNNSGGSTTTPSDSNSGNSDSNSGSSGSSDQTSSNSNTSDTSNTSGSSSGNSGSPNDSNSGSNSSSDTASNNTSSSNGNSSTGSSDSGSGSSSNSGSGENTDSTASNGSSDNSNTGSNSGSGSNTGSGDSSGTPTVAIIVVEDPKGEPSFNYNTTINIPLNLTVLDKKSNVVPGATVLVYDENNNILFQGVSDSSGKVTGTLTVPTSVGNITIDISIGGESITQYISLESVLGINRTIRYEINLPATQVADTDGDGVPDDTDIYPNDATRSTEVAYPAEGVFTVAYEDLYPSAGDADLNDYVIQFKNEEDLNSSGKIVRLRGTYQHVAKGAGYRHQLFIKLPVDVGASITYKLTQADGKVEVAPNTVSVTAANLKSGYQIFDDSNKTIRGQNVHPGDVFKPGFIATVEIVFNAPVERAKLGSFPYDLYAYVLNTKQEIHFPGLYKNNNGTDKYLDSTGFPWAILVPGAWKYPYEKYDIRKASESGYSEFNLWVSSGGKEYKTWYFDVTNESKVFPVPSDSSLLGYLFLSVKKFAIFYAMGLVIAGGIAVYFLRKKQTLTA